A genomic region of Miscanthus floridulus cultivar M001 chromosome 3, ASM1932011v1, whole genome shotgun sequence contains the following coding sequences:
- the LOC136546440 gene encoding acyl-coenzyme A oxidase 4, peroxisomal-like: MLGNIQAMSVLGWRLCKLHDTGKMTSGQASLGKAWITKQARETAALGRELLGGNGIVTDFHVGKAFCDMESVYSYEGSYDVETLIAAREITGISSIRPSSRL; the protein is encoded by the exons ATGCTGGGGAACATCCAGGCGATGTCGGTCCTCGGTTGGCGCCTCTGCAAGCTGCACGACACCGGCAAGATGACCTCAGGCCAGGCTAGCCTGGGCAAG GCCTGGATCACAAAACAGGCGCGGGAGACGGCGGCGCTCGGCAGGGAGCTCCTCGGCGGCAACGGCATCGTCACCGATTTCCATGTTGGGAAG GCGTTCTGCGACATGGAGTCGGTGTACTCGTACGAGGGCAGCTACGACGTCGAAACCCTCATTGCTGCGAGGGAGATCACTGGCATCTCCAGCATTAGGCCGTCAAGCCGGCTCTAG